From a single Cytophagales bacterium WSM2-2 genomic region:
- a CDS encoding peptidase M20, whose protein sequence is MKIRIIAILVAITGSPFFSEAQSKIQKYIADQSNQTRWLTEYAQFLSIPNVLGDSVNIVKNAQHISDMLNRLGVKSELLISGKPNSAPVVFGSVTVPGATQTVAFYAHYDGQPVNPRQWAEGLQPFVPVLFSDRLDKGGKKIPFPSGQEKVESQWRLYARGSSDDKAGVFAIITAYEALIKNGLKPTVNIKFFFEGEEEAGSINLAEIFSKYKEKLGADLWLICDGPRHISGKKQVVFGVRGDVNLDLKVYASKRPLHSGNYGNWAPNPGMRLAQLLASMKDANGNVLIDKFYDDVMPFSETEKTALAKIPRVESLLQEDLALGKPDGNGKTFTELLTLPTLNINGMQSGNVGAMATNVIPTEASAVLDLRLVLGNDVDRQIGKVKEHIIRQGYTVIDHEPSDAERRQYPLLAKLVKRKGGYNAQRTPMDLPIAQKVSAAIETTVNYEVIKVPSLGGSLPLFLFEQMLMAKPITVPIVNYDNNQHAENENVILQYLWDGIETMAAIMTMK, encoded by the coding sequence ATGAAAATCAGAATCATAGCAATTCTTGTCGCGATTACCGGAAGCCCATTTTTTTCCGAGGCGCAATCCAAAATCCAGAAATACATTGCTGACCAATCCAATCAAACGCGTTGGCTAACAGAATACGCGCAGTTTCTATCCATTCCAAATGTGCTGGGCGATTCAGTCAACATTGTAAAAAATGCACAACACATTAGCGACATGCTGAATCGATTGGGTGTTAAGAGTGAGTTATTGATTTCAGGGAAACCCAATTCCGCACCGGTTGTTTTTGGAAGTGTTACCGTGCCGGGTGCCACACAAACTGTTGCCTTCTATGCTCACTACGATGGACAGCCTGTTAATCCAAGGCAATGGGCGGAAGGTCTACAGCCATTTGTCCCGGTTTTGTTTAGTGATCGATTGGATAAAGGAGGAAAGAAAATTCCGTTTCCATCCGGGCAGGAGAAAGTAGAGTCGCAATGGCGATTATATGCGCGTGGCTCTTCGGATGACAAAGCCGGAGTTTTTGCGATCATCACAGCCTATGAAGCGCTGATCAAAAATGGACTTAAGCCCACAGTCAACATCAAATTCTTTTTCGAAGGAGAAGAGGAGGCTGGGTCTATCAACCTGGCAGAAATATTTTCGAAGTACAAAGAAAAACTCGGTGCGGATCTGTGGCTGATTTGCGATGGACCGCGGCATATCTCCGGTAAAAAGCAAGTGGTCTTTGGGGTGCGTGGAGATGTAAACCTTGATTTAAAAGTCTATGCCTCGAAACGTCCGTTGCACAGCGGTAACTATGGCAATTGGGCTCCGAATCCGGGCATGCGCCTGGCACAGTTATTAGCGAGTATGAAAGACGCCAATGGCAATGTATTGATCGATAAATTCTATGATGATGTAATGCCCTTTTCTGAAACTGAGAAAACAGCCCTCGCCAAAATTCCCAGAGTGGAATCGTTGCTGCAGGAAGATCTCGCTTTAGGGAAACCCGATGGCAACGGAAAAACTTTTACTGAATTGCTGACTTTGCCAACACTTAACATCAACGGGATGCAAAGCGGAAATGTCGGGGCAATGGCCACCAATGTCATCCCTACGGAAGCATCGGCGGTCCTTGACCTGCGTTTGGTGTTGGGAAATGATGTGGATCGACAAATTGGTAAAGTAAAAGAGCACATCATCCGCCAGGGTTACACGGTGATAGATCATGAACCAAGCGATGCTGAGCGCAGGCAGTATCCTTTATTGGCCAAGCTGGTGAAACGTAAAGGAGGATACAACGCTCAGCGCACACCAATGGACTTGCCCATCGCGCAAAAAGTATCAGCGGCCATTGAGACTACTGTTAACTATGAAGTCATCAAAGTACCATCACTCGGTGGAAGCCTTCCGTTATTTTTATTTGAACAAATGCTCATGGCCAAGCCGATTACCGTTCCCATCGTGAACTACGACAATAATCAACATGCGGAGAACGAAAATGTGATACTCCAGTATTTGTGGGATGGCATTGAAACCATGGCAGCGATTATGACAATGAAGTAA
- a CDS encoding thioesterase, whose amino-acid sequence MKKIYDSFAKQGLMKLLQANLKSVEDGLVVIECERNEGMTQQNGYFHAGVMTSIADSACGYAAHTKMKEGKDVLSVEFKINFLKPADTDKIIAIGKVLQSGKTLTVCEGSVYDAKHEVLLARMTATMISVDSR is encoded by the coding sequence ATGAAAAAGATATACGACAGTTTCGCCAAACAGGGCTTGATGAAATTACTTCAGGCAAACCTCAAATCCGTAGAAGATGGATTAGTGGTTATTGAATGTGAACGAAATGAAGGGATGACACAGCAAAACGGATACTTCCATGCCGGAGTGATGACCAGTATTGCGGATTCTGCCTGCGGATATGCAGCCCATACTAAAATGAAAGAAGGCAAAGACGTTTTATCAGTGGAGTTTAAAATCAATTTTCTGAAACCAGCGGATACTGACAAAATCATAGCGATTGGCAAAGTACTGCAGTCGGGAAAGACATTGACTGTTTGTGAGGGATCAGTTTATGATGCAAAGCATGAAGTTCTGTTGGCCAGAATGACTGCAACGATGATTAGTGTCGATTCACGATAA
- a CDS encoding LacI family transcriptional regulator — protein sequence MKSSQTTVRDIARLLNISVATVSRALRDHIDIKPETRKKVLELVEQLNYHPNFAAKSLRTNKTNTLGVVVPEIVMHFFSNTLSGIQEYAALHDYNIIVCQSMESARMEETNIQKLLANRVDGLIISLAIDTENVDYLRQLVDRNIPVLLFDRVSDDLEVSKVVVDDSAASFRAVEYLISTGCHRIAYIGGPKKLYVSREREMGYVRALEKNQLRIDQELIVHCKNLHTDPCEVTKHLLELREIPDAIFCMNDPIAIQVMQVLKEKQVRVPDDISVIGFTNEPVSSFIEPSLTTISQPSFEMGRVAASLIIDQLKKPQVYKPTTRVLETNFIIRNSTRKVEYALEH from the coding sequence ATGAAGAGTTCGCAAACAACGGTAAGGGACATTGCCAGGCTATTGAATATCTCAGTCGCAACTGTATCACGCGCCTTGCGTGATCACATAGATATCAAGCCCGAGACGAGGAAAAAAGTGCTTGAGCTCGTTGAGCAACTCAACTATCATCCCAATTTTGCTGCAAAAAGCCTGCGCACCAACAAGACCAATACGCTTGGCGTGGTCGTTCCTGAAATTGTGATGCATTTCTTCTCCAACACCCTCAGTGGCATTCAGGAATATGCCGCTCTTCATGACTACAACATTATTGTCTGCCAGTCGATGGAGTCAGCACGGATGGAAGAAACTAACATTCAAAAGTTGCTGGCCAACCGCGTTGACGGGCTGATCATTTCACTGGCTATCGATACCGAAAATGTAGATTACCTGCGTCAACTGGTCGACAGGAACATACCTGTGCTTTTGTTTGATCGCGTATCTGATGACCTGGAAGTTTCCAAGGTGGTGGTGGATGATAGTGCCGCTTCTTTCCGTGCTGTGGAATATTTAATCAGCACCGGGTGTCATCGAATCGCTTATATAGGTGGGCCAAAAAAGTTGTACGTGAGCAGAGAACGGGAAATGGGATATGTGCGAGCGTTGGAAAAAAATCAGTTAAGAATTGATCAGGAATTGATCGTCCATTGTAAAAACCTTCATACAGATCCCTGTGAAGTCACCAAACATTTGCTGGAGTTGCGCGAAATTCCTGACGCAATCTTTTGCATGAATGACCCTATCGCGATACAAGTGATGCAAGTGCTGAAGGAGAAGCAAGTCAGAGTTCCAGATGATATTTCAGTGATTGGATTTACTAATGAACCCGTTTCCAGTTTCATTGAGCCATCACTGACTACTATTTCCCAGCCTTCGTTTGAGATGGGGCGAGTGGCCGCATCATTGATTATTGATCAACTCAAAAAGCCTCAGGTGTATAAACCTACTACCCGCGTCTTAGAAACGAACTTCATCATCCGCAATTCTACTCGAAAGGTGGAGTATGCATTAGAACACTAG